AGAGAGAGAGCATCCTTCCtcctcaactccctctctcctctgtccccactcctctctccttctctcctccctcccctcctctcccttcccctcctccccctctctctccagggtgttcACAGACAGCAGTGGCCCAGCTGTGTGTGTTAAATATAGGATAGTTTGAGGAACAGAGAATCATGAGAGAGGGACAAGTGGCCAGAGACACTTTCACCATCCCCAACCAGCACAGGAGCACCTGCTGTTCACTGCGAGACTGCCTACTGAACaaaatgtatggtgtgtgtgtgtgtgtgtgtgtgtgtgtgtaacatcaaAGTCTGCTGTCTTTATCAGGTTAGAGGAGTACAGGGGTTGTCCTGTATCTGTACACTGCAGAAGAAGAGATATCAGAGGCCACCACTCAACCCTTCTTCCAGCCAATCCAGGGGCATACATGACACATACGCACACCACAAGCCACACAGCAGACCTCCTTGACCTTGTCTGTCTAGGTCAAGAGCCAGAGACCACGGGTCGAGATATCCACATCAAATCTCCCATAATGCAAACCCTTCACCCCTCCTCTGACATATTCTACCAGATGTTCAAACTGTAAATAAATGGACATTATCGTAAACATTTATGAAAACAAATATTCATATAAAGGTGGTTAAGATATATTGTAGAAATAGTAGTTTTGATTTAGTATCTTGGCCGATAGTGACAACCAACATCTGAATGAGgatagtactgttcagaccaggttAGTAGAAAATGTGTCCAACTAGCCTGCCGATAGGTAATAGTAGTCCATTTGAATGGTGGCAGAGTTGTGAACCTGAATTCCATCCTCGATTAGACACTTCATACTCAACTTGATGTTAACCATCATATATCAAACATTAGGTTATCCAATCAGAAGTTAAATGATCTGTGTCATCCAGATTGAGTATTGATCTTTATGTCATCCAATAGGAATGAGGTATGATCGTACATTAACAAATTAGAAGTTCTAGATCTTCATGTGTCATCCAATAGGAATCCATAGACTTATGTCATCCATTGAAACGAAAATCCTCTTTATGTAATTTTCACAACCACGTAAAGGTACTATTTTCCACCACTGACAAATTCATAAACGTGATATAGCTTTCTTCCCTACATGATTGTGATTAGAATATATTATTACCAAGAGTACAAGAGACTTCTTTCTACTGATTAACTGAGGGGACTTAGAAAAAAACATTATGAAGATGTGTTAGTTGTGATCTGGGCAGACTGTTATATCGTTAATGTGTTGATCTAAcatctttttttaaataacataTCAGAATAAGTCTTTATAATGAATAAATGTTTATAAATTATTATAAATGTTAGTAGCATTTTTTGCATTTAATGGAAGGCTGAATATTTACATGCCTATAAATGTTTAGAAATATAAACTAAGATTATAAATCAAAGGTTTATATACCATGATAAagaagtaaagtgttaccatggCAAAACTGTATATATAAGATAAGCAAGATTTGCATACACTATTTATAGGCTTCATCCAAAACAGGTATTATATCAATGATTAGAAACTGCAGTGGTAAGATTTCCAGAATCAGGAGAAATAATTGAGTAAAGCAACCGTTAAAACTCTAACAAATTAGCCTGTTAAAACCAACAAATGAGCCTTGTTAAAACCTAACAAATTAGCCTGTTAAACCTAACAAATTAGTCATAAACCCACAATAAGAAACCTAACAAATTAGCCTATAAACCTAACAAATTAGGGGCCTGTTAAAACCAACAAATTAGCCTGTTAAAACCTAACAAACATTTAAGAATTAGAGCGTCATGCCAAGAGGCTACAGGTGTTGGGTTAAAGTGGTTCTAATAGTTGTATAGATTTGTATATCAAAGTAGTAACAATGTACAATAGTTTACTAGTTAGATATCTCAgggcagatctaggatcagaataCGTCAATTACTGCACAGCCATTGTAGAGGTCTCAAGATCAGAGATTCAGAATAAATGTACTCCGTGCCAGGCTCAGTGAGGTCTTGATAACAGATCTGAGATTCAGCTTACCCAACCCAAAACCAAAACTTCTAAAGGCTATCCATGATTATACATCCAGTTTTTTTACTTTAAATATTGATTTGTTATTTTAATATATCTTAAATGTTTCAGATTGTATTGTTACAGTTCCCCATCAGAACATTGCACTGTAACGAAATGCTTCCTGCATCAGTCAACAGTCGTTCTGACGAACACAGATTATAACTTAAAACTGCCTGTGACCAGGTCAACAGTGAATGCTTCCCACTGTGAACATTGTAGAATATCCAGACCAGTGTTTCTGTGACCAGGCTGTGCTGTCGCTCCCCATCAGAACATTAGAACAGACTTAAAACTGCCTTTGTGACCAGGCCGTCGTTCACCATCAGAAGACAGAGAAGATATAACTTAAAACTGCCTTGTGACCAGGTCAGCTGTCGCTCCCACGGAATATTGTAGAATATAACTGAATCGTCAGACAGACATCAATGAATGTTCTATCAATATTACAGAACAAAAACTTAAAACTGCTCTGTGACTAGGTCAGCTACACCTGACGACTTTATTAATATAACTTAAACTGCCTTGTGACTGGGTCAGCTGTCGCTCCCACATCAGAACATTGTAGAACATAACTTAAATTGCCTGCACTTAGGTCAGCGGTCGCTCCCCATCAGAACATTGTAGAAATATAATCTTAACAGGTCAGCTGTCGCTCCCCCATCAGAACATTGTAGAATATAACTTAAAACTGCCTTGTGACCAGGTCAGCTGTCGCTCCCATCAGAACATTGTAGAATATAACTAAAACTGCCCTGTGACCAGGTCAGCTGTCGTTCCCATCAGAAATTGTAATTATAACTTAAACTGCCTCCACCACAAGGTTTCATCAGAACATTGTAGAATATATCCGAAATTGCTCCTAGACCAGGTCAGCTGTCGTTCCCCATCAGAACATTGTAGAACATAACTTAAAAACTGCCTTGCAGGCGTCAGCTGTCTGCTCCCCATCAGAACATTGTAGAATATAACTTAAAACTGCCTGACCAGGCTGAGTTACAACTTCCATCAGAACATTGTAGAATATAACTTAAAACTGCCTTGTGACCAGGTCGCTGTCGTTCCCccatcagaacattagaatataATTTAAAATCGCTTTAGACCAGGTCACTGTCGTCTTCATCAGAACATTGTAGAATATAACTGTAACTGCCTCAGACTAATGGTTGCCTCCATCAACACGCCAATTATAACTTAAAACTGCCTTTAGACCAGGTCAGCTGTCGTTCCCCAACAACCAACGTAAGCTTGAAAGCCATCTACATTGTTTGGTCCACGATGTAAAGGCTTAAACCCATAAAGAATGGCGTTGATTCATATTATTTAACTACATCCAGAGATCCATCTGTGATGCGGTTCAAtcttatccaggcccatccctcagctcaAGCAACCACAAACAGACGACGCTGTGGTGGATTGTTTAAGATCAATGACTCAGGTTACTGAGACTAAAGTCTGAGTGAACTGGGTAAGCCATTTGCAATAACACAGTCATCTGCTAGGCAATGTTGAGGGATGGGCCTGAGGATTTGAACCATCGATGATCTCTGGATGTAGATCTGACTAATTCCACATCAACATGCATTTCTTGTAATTGTTTTAACCTTATATCGTACAAAACAAGAGGAAAACAAAGCTTTCTTATAAAGTTAAAATTAGGTGGGAATGTGAAAGACCAATGCTGGTAGCTTGGGTTACAGGACGCCACACTGCCTGATGGGGACAACCATGGTTGACTGGCCGCTGTAGCTGGTTATATTCTGCTAATGTTCTTCCGATGGGGATTTATAGCTGACCATCAGGTTTTAAATTATATTCACACAATGTTCTGATGGGGAAACGACAGCTGACCTGGTCACAAGGCAGTTTTAAGTTATATTCTACAATGTTCTGATGGGGGAACGACAGCTGACCTGGTCACAGGGCAGTTTTAAGTTATATTCTACAATGTTCTGATGGGGAACGACAGCTGACCTGGTCACAAGGCAGTTTTAAGTTATATTCTACAATGTTCTGATGGGGAACGACAGCTGACCTGGTCACAAGGCAGTTTTAAGTTATATTCTACAATGTTCTGATGGGGAACGACAGCTGACCTGGTCACAAGGCAGTTTTAAGTTATATTCTACAATGTTCTGATGGGGAACGACAGCTGACCTGGTCACAGGGCAGTTTTAAGTTATATTCTACAATGTTCTGATGGGGAACGAAGACTGACAGCTGACCTGGTCACAAGGCAGTTTTAAGTTATATTCTACAATGTTCTGATGGGGAACGACAGCTGACCTGGTCACAAGGCAGTTTTAAGTTATATTCTACAATGTTCTGATGGGGAACGACAGCTGACCTGGTCACAAGGCAGTTTTAAGTTATATTCTACAATGTTCTGATGGGGAACGACAGCTGACCTGGTCACAAGGCAGTTTTAAGTTATATTCTACAATGTTCTGATGGGGAACGACAGCTGACCTGGTCACAAGGCAGTTTTAAGTTATATTCTACAATGTTCTGATGGGGAACGACAGCTGACCTGGTCACAAGGCAGTTTTAAGTTATATTCTACAATGTTCTGATGGGGAACGACAGCTGACCTGGTCACAAGGCAGTTTTAAGTTATATTCTACAATGTTCTGATGGGGAACGACAGCTGACCTGGTCACAAGGCAGTTTTAAGTTATATTCTACAATGTTCTGATGGGGAACGACAGCTGACCTGGTCACAAGGCACTTTTAAGTTATATTCTACAATGTTCTGATGGGGAACGACTGTTGACCTGGTCACAAGGCAGTTTTAAGTTATATTCTACAATGTTCTGATGGGGAACGACTGTTGACCTGGTCACAAGGCAGTTTTAAGTTATAGTCTACAATGTTCTGATGGGGAACGACAGCTGACCTGGTCACAAGGCAGTTTTAAGTTATAATCTACAAGAACCAAGAGCAATAAATCAATAATTTAAAAGTAAAAAAACTGGATGTACCAATCATGGATAGCCTTTAAGTTTTGGTTTTGGGTtgggtaagctgatcctagatctgtgcctaaggacaacctctactgaactgtacagtACATTTACTGTGTTctggtcctagatctgtgcctaaggaCCTCTACAATGGCAGAACTGTACAGTAATTGACTGtattctgatcctagatctgtgcctaaggaCCTCTACAATGGCAGAACTGTACAGTACATTGTTACTACTTTATTCCTAAATCTATACAACTATTGAAACCActttaacccaacacctagcaacctcTTGGCATGACAGCTAATTTTAACAGGCTAATTTGTTAGGTTTTAACAGGCTAATTTGTTAGGTTTTAACAGGCTAATTTGTTAGGTTTTAACAGGCTAATTTGTTAGGTTTTAACAGGCTAATTTGTTAGGTTTTAACAGGCTAATTTGTTAGGTTTTAACAGGCTAATTTGTTAGGTTTTAACAGGCTAATTTGTTAGGTTTTAACAGGCTAATTTGTTAGGTTTTAACAGTTGCTTTACTCAGGTTTATTTCCTCCTGATTCTGGAAATCTTACCACTGGGATTTCTGAAATCCTGTTGATAAATGCTGTTTTTGGACAGAAGCACTGCAAATGATCGCAACAAATCTTATGCCATCTCATTATATACATAGAGGTTGCCATGGTAACACTTTTAAATAACTATCATGAATAAACCTTTTAACGATTTATAAACtatttacatttatatttctAAACATTTATAAGAACGTGTAAATATTACCAGCCTTCCATTCGTAAAAAATGTACAACATTTATAATAATTTATAAACATGTATATTCATTTATAAAGACTTATTCTTAAATGTTATTTAAAAAGTGTTAAAGATCAATAACACATtaacagtataacagtccatTAGGTCACAACTAACACATCTTCACATAATGTTTTTCTAAGTCCCTCTGGATTTAATCGTGTAGAAAAGTCACCATATCTTGTACTCTTGGTAATAAATATGACTATAAATCACATTCATGTAAAGGAAGAAAGCTTCTGTTCATCACGTTTATGGTTTCATCCAAGTGGTGGAAAATAGTACCTTTCTTTTGTGGTTGTGAAAATTACATAAAGAGGATTTTCATTTCTATTGGATGACATAAAGACCATATGGATTCCTATTGGATGACATGAAGATCATAGAACTTCTAATTGGATGACATAAAGATCATACTCATTCCTATTGGATGACATAAAGATCATACTCATTCCTATTGGATGACATGAAGATCATTTAACTTCTGATTGGATAACCTAATGTTTGATAAAACAGTGGTTAACATCAAGTTTGATATGAAGTGTCTAATCAGGGATGGAATTGAAGGTTCTGGCCAACCTGGCTAGTGGACTACCATTTTTACTATCCGGCAGGCTAGTTGGACACATTTTCTACTaacctggtctgaacagtactatcCTCGGGCTGAGTGTTTCTGGGTTGTCACTATCTGGCCAAGATACTAAATCAGAAACACTTCCCATTTCTACAATATATCTTAACCACAACGCTAAACGCGAATATTTGTTTTCATAAATGTTTACGATATTGACCATTTTGACTTTACAGTTTGAACATCTAGTGGGAACCTTTGTCATgggaggaggggtgaagaggtGCATTATGGGGGTTTGGTGACGTCATATCTGCGACTCCCCCGTGGTCTCTGCGCTCCTTGACCCCTAGGACAGACAAAGGTCAAAGGACAGAGGTTAACTTAATGAAAGTGGCTTGTGTGTGATGGtacgtatgtgtgtatgtatgtatgtacctgGGATTGGCTGGAAGAAGGGTTGGTGGTGCTGACCTCTGAGTATCTCTTCTTCTGCGGTGTACAGATACAGGACAGCAGCTTGCAATACTCCTCTCTAACCTGATGAGGGCAGCAGagcacagtgttacacacacacacacacacacacacacacacacacacacacacaccataccgtTTTGTTCAGTAGGCAGTGCATGATGAACAGCAGTGCTCCCTGTAGAGAGTTGAGGATAGTGAAGAGATATGTCATGACCACTGTCCCCTCCTCTTGGAACTGGAACACTCCAAATATCCACATAGTACCCAACACACACAGCTGGGCCACTGCTGTCACTGTgaacaccctggagagagagaggggggaggagggaaggagagaggaggagggaggaggagggggaggagggagggagaggaggggtgggggtgacagaggaggaggggggaagaggggagtTGAGGAGGAAGGATGCTCttgggggaaggaaggaggagggaggaaggagggagggaggtctctctctctctctctctggagaaggatggggagggaggaaggaggaggggaggggagggaggggagggagggaggggaggagggagggaggagggaggagggaggagggaggagggagggagggagggagggagggagggagggagggagggagggagggagggagggagggagggagggatctagtctctctctctctctctctcttctctctctctctctctctctggctctctctctctctctgctctctctctctctctctctctcacctgctcccgatctcttctctcactctctctccatctctctctctcactctctctcatcattctctctctctctctctctctctctctctctcttctctctctctctctctctctctctctctctctcccatctctctctctctctctctctctctcctctctctctctcttctctctcctctctctctctctctctctctctctctctctctctctctctctctctctctctctctctctctctctcttctcattctctctctctctctctctctctctctctctctctctctctctctctctctctctctctctctctctctctctctctctctctctctctctctctctctctctctctctctctctctctctctctctctctctctctctctctctctctctctctctctctctctctctctctctctctctctctctctctctctctctctctctctctctctctctctctctctctctctctctctctctctctctctctctctctctctctctctctctctctctctctctctctctctctctctctctctctctctctctctctctctctctctctcttctctcgatcTTGCGTAGGTTGGAGAGGTCAGGGTTGAGACTAGAGAACTTCTGGGCCAGCCTCCAGACAGTGATGATGAAGATGAAAGCGTTGAGGAAGATGATGGTGCACACTGGGCCGAAGAAACTCCAGATGAATCCTCTCTCCAGAGACAACCAACagctgacagagacacacagagcggaTAATGTTACATTTGGGTTATATACATGTTAAATCTATGACATTGTCATTGTTATTCTATTGtgtaactttttattttattcacacacacacacacacacacacacacacacacacacacacacacacacacacacacacacacacccacagactcAGACTCACTGTTGTGTGGTACCGTATCCATCTGGGTAGGTGATAGCAGAGATGATGACTATAGTCAGTGGCAGTCCATATCCCACAGCAtgcaggtacagaggtctacaagAAGAACAATCACAGaacttcataaaatacaggtacagaggtctacagtaagaacaatcacagagcttcataaaatacaggtacagaggtctacagtaacacgaagaatcacagagcttcataaaatacaggtacagaggtctacagtaagacgaagaatcacagagcttcataaaatacaggtacagaggtctacagtaacacgaagaatcacagagcttcataaaatacaggtacagaggtctacagtaagacaaagaatcacagagcttcataaaatacaggtacagaggtctacagtaaggcgaagaatcacagagcttcataaaatacaggtacagaggtctacagtaagacgaagaatcacagagcttcataaaatacaggtacagaggtctacaagAAGAACAATCaaggagcttcataaaatacaggtacagaggtctacagtaagacgaagaatcacagagcttcataaaatacaggtacagaggtctacagtaagacgaagaatcacagagcttcataaaatacaggtacagaggtctacagtaagacgaagaatcacagagcttcataaaatacaggtacagaggtctacagtaaggcgaagaatcacagagcttcataaaatacaggtacagaggtctacagtaagacgaagaatcacagagcttcataaaatacaggtacagaggtctacagtaaggcgaagaatcacagagcttcataaaatacaggtacagaggtctacagtaagacaaagaatcacagagcttcataaaatacaggtacagaggtctacagtaagacgaagaatcacagagcttcataaaatacaggtacagagatctacagtaagacgaagaatcacagagcttcataaagatacatacaggtacagaggtctacagtaagaggtcgaagaatcacagagcttcataaaatacaggtacagaggtctacagtaagacgaagaatcacagagcttcataaaatacaggtacagaggtctacagtaagacaaagaatcacagagcttcataaaatacaggtacagaggtctacagtaaggcgaagaatcacagagcttcataaaatacaggtacagaggtctacagtaagacgaagaatcaaagagcttcataaaatacaggtacagaagTCTACAGTAacacgaagaatcacagagcttcataaaatacaggtacagaggtctacagtaagacaaagaatcacagagcttcataaaatacaggtacagaggtctacagtaaggcgaagaatcacagagcttcataaaatacaggtacagaggtctacagtaagacgaagaatcacagagcttcataaaatacaggtacagaggtctacagtaagacgaagaatcacagagcttcataaaatacaggtacagaggtctacagtaagacgaagaatcacagagcttcataaaatacaggtacagaggtctacagtaacacgaagaatcacagagcttcataaaatacaggtacagaggtctacagtaaaaCGAAGAATcaaagagcttcataaaatagaggtacagaggtctacagtaacacGAAGAATcaaagagcttcataaaatacaggtacagaggtctacagtaagacaaagaatcacagagcttcataaaatacaggtacagaggtctacagtaaggcgaagaatcacagagcttcataaaatacaggtacagaggtctacagtaagacgaagaatcaaagagcttcataaaatacaggtacagaagTCTACAGTAacacgaagaatcacagagcttcataaaatacaggtacagaggtctacagtaagacaaagaatcacagagcttcataaaatacaggtacagaggtctacagtaaggcgaagaatcacagagcttcataaaatacaggtacagaggtctacagtaacacgaagaatcacagagcttcataaaatacaggtacagaggtctacagtaagacgaagaatcacagagcttcataaaatacaggtacagaggtctacagtaagacgaagaatcacagagcttcataaaatacaggtacagaggtctacagtaacacgaagaatcacagagcttcataaaatacaggtacagaggtctacagtaaaaCGAAGAATcaaagagcttcataaaatagaggtacagaggtctacagtaacacGAAGAATcaaagagcttcataaaatacaggtacagaggtctacagtaacacGAAGAATCAAAgcgcttcataaaatacaggtacagaggtctacagtaagacaaagaatcacagagcttcataaaatacaggtacagaggtctacagtaacacaaagaatcacagagcttcataaaatacaggtacagaggtctacagtaacacGAAGAATcaaagagcttcataaaatacaggtacagaggtctacagtaacacGAAGAATcaaagagcttcataaaatacaggtacagaggtctacagtaagacaaagaatcacagagcttcataaaatacaggtacagaggtctacagtaacacgaagaatcacagagcttcataaaatacaggtacagaggtctacagtaacacgaagaatcacagagcttcataaaatacaggtacagaggtctacagtaacacgaagaatcacagagcttcataaaatacaggtacagaggtctacagtaagacaaagaatcacagagcttcataaaatacaggtacagaggtctacagtaagacaaagaatcacagagcttcataaaatacaggtacagaggtctacagtaacacgaagaatcacagagcttcataaaatacaggtacagaggtctacagtaacacGAAGAATcaaagagcttcataaaatacaggtacagaggtctacagtaacacgaagaatcacagagcttcataaaatacaggtacagaggtctacagtaagacgaagaatcaaagagcttcataaaatacaagtacagaggtctacagtaagaggAAGAATcaaagagcttcataaaatacaggtacagaggtctacagtaagacaaagaatcacagagcttcataaaatacaggtacagaggtctacagtaacacgaagaatcacagagcttcataaaatacaggtgcAGAGGTCTACAGTAAAACGAAGAATcaaagagcttcataaaatacaggtacagaggtctacagtaacacGAAGAATcaaagagcttcataaaatacaggtacagaggtctacagtaacacgaagaatcacagagcttcataaaatacaggtacagaggtctacagtaaaaCGAAGAATcaaagagcttcataaaatacaggtacagaggtctacagtaagacgaagaatcacagagcttcataaaatacaggtacagaggtctacagtaacacgaagaatcacagagcttcataaaatacaggtacagaggtttacgataataataatattaataacaacaattacaataataataacaacaataaccaaatAATTGTTAATaataacagcaataataataataataataatatatgacatGATGCAGCTCTTCATAAAATAGCTAAATAAAAACATCAAAGTTGTAagaaatatatataatacaatagaatatagaatatataaGGAATAAGGAATATAAAACACATTtgcaataaaaatatataaaatatacattatgctgtatttatatataaatatatgaataTAAGATGAATGTGACATGAAAATATACTCTAAAGATATACTGATAGATACTCATTTATAACCATAAAATATATCCAATACCTTATGGTAGTGTTGAAGACCAGGACCACCATGCGATAGAGCTGAACCCCCTCTAACAACATCCAACTGAAGGATCCTAGGAAGAACAGGTGGAGGAGACCTGCTACAAACCCACATCctccctgagagaggagaggagaggagaggagaggagaggagaggagaggagaggagaggagaggagaggagaggagaggagaggagaggagaggagagagagaggagaggagaggagaggagaggagagaaggagaggagaggagaggagaggaaatatccaaaggaaaggaaaggagaggagaggagagggaggggaggagaggagaggggaggagaggagggagaggggaggggagggaggggagggg
This Oncorhynchus gorbuscha isolate QuinsamMale2020 ecotype Even-year unplaced genomic scaffold, OgorEven_v1.0 Un_scaffold_7235, whole genome shotgun sequence DNA region includes the following protein-coding sequences:
- the LOC124029671 gene encoding adhesion G protein-coupled receptor E5-like → MLNLLTMSTMINMLDGDLLTDDEHHDKHNTFELRLLTWLGLSVSVVCLLLCILTFWLCRSIQGTRTTIHLHLCVCLFIADLVFLSGISHTQSKGGCGFVAGLLHLFFLGSFSWMLLEGVQLYRMVVLVFNTTIRPLYLHAVGYGLPLTIVIISAITYPDGYGTTQHCWLSLERGFIWSFFGPVCTIIFLNAFIFIITVWRLAQKFSSLNPDLSNLRKIRVFTVTAVAQLCVLGTMWIFGVFQFQEEGTVVMTYLFTILNSLQGALLFIMHCLLNKTVREEYCKLLSCICTPQKKRYSEVSTTNPSSSQSQGSRSAETTGESQI